In one Candidatus Desulfarcum epimagneticum genomic region, the following are encoded:
- the speA gene encoding Biosynthetic arginine decarboxylase — MPEWDIGKSKTLYNMDRWGENFFDIDPNGELTVSPTPGGSAASLYRLSRDFMSRGFSLPALVRFPGILRRRVERLRNAFETAMEKERYPARYMPVYPIKVNQRRQVVEAVLNAGAAGLEVGSKPELIAALTASRAGGLLICNGCKDRPYIRMALIAGEIGLKPYIVIEKISELSLIFREANRLNVTPRLGVRIKLASFGKGRWENSGGAKSKFGLGASGIIEAVSILKEAGLIQALRLMHFHIGSQIPNVHDIQKALNESTRFYAELRALGAPIEIVDVGGGLGVDYEGMMSSRFFSANYTIEEYANNVIYAFKEICDPLNLPRPDIITENGRAIVAHHAVFITDIVAAESVSPPAPLQPPPESAPDIISDLWSQLHTVDESSALEAYHNAVYWLKDMQIMFSYGVINLSQRALAERLFYSICFKARELLRGVPDARAHHETLYELEDRLADKYFANFSLFRSTPDVWAIDQLFPILPLQRLDEYPGNRATVQDLTCDSDGRFKKYVHSRGFETSLPAHFLSRDEPYLIGIFLVGAYQEILGDMHNLFGNFNSFNARIDEKGDYQLDKILKGESVEEILSHVDFDSEGLFKTYRKRLRAASLSEETRRLYMRELAGALDGHSYIDVNERDV, encoded by the coding sequence ATGCCGGAATGGGACATCGGCAAGTCAAAAACGCTCTATAATATGGATCGATGGGGCGAGAATTTTTTTGATATTGATCCAAACGGCGAGTTGACGGTTTCCCCAACGCCGGGCGGGAGCGCCGCGAGTCTTTACAGGTTGTCACGGGATTTCATGAGCCGGGGATTTTCTCTTCCGGCCCTGGTCCGCTTCCCTGGCATTTTGCGCCGGCGTGTGGAAAGATTGCGAAACGCGTTTGAAACGGCCATGGAAAAAGAGCGCTACCCCGCCCGTTATATGCCGGTGTATCCCATCAAAGTGAATCAGCGCCGCCAGGTTGTGGAGGCGGTTTTAAACGCCGGGGCGGCGGGCCTGGAAGTCGGGTCTAAACCGGAATTGATCGCGGCCCTGACCGCCTCCCGCGCCGGCGGACTTTTGATCTGCAATGGCTGCAAGGATCGCCCATACATACGCATGGCCCTGATCGCGGGTGAGATAGGATTGAAGCCTTATATCGTGATTGAAAAGATCTCGGAATTAAGCTTGATTTTCCGGGAGGCAAATCGTTTGAATGTGACGCCGCGCTTAGGTGTGCGGATCAAACTGGCTTCTTTTGGAAAAGGCAGGTGGGAAAACAGCGGGGGAGCGAAATCCAAGTTCGGCCTGGGGGCCTCCGGGATCATAGAAGCGGTGAGTATTCTTAAAGAGGCCGGGCTGATCCAGGCCCTGCGATTGATGCATTTTCATATCGGGTCCCAGATTCCCAATGTCCACGACATTCAGAAAGCCCTGAATGAGTCCACCCGTTTTTACGCCGAGCTGCGGGCGTTGGGCGCGCCCATTGAAATCGTGGACGTGGGGGGCGGACTGGGAGTGGATTACGAGGGCATGATGTCGAGCCGTTTTTTTTCAGCCAATTATACCATTGAAGAATATGCCAATAATGTCATTTACGCTTTTAAGGAAATTTGTGATCCTTTGAATCTGCCGCGCCCTGATATCATCACGGAAAACGGACGGGCCATCGTCGCCCACCACGCGGTTTTCATCACGGATATCGTCGCCGCTGAATCCGTCTCCCCTCCGGCGCCCCTTCAGCCTCCTCCCGAATCCGCCCCTGATATTATAAGCGATTTATGGAGTCAGCTTCATACAGTCGATGAGTCTTCGGCCCTGGAAGCGTATCATAATGCCGTATATTGGCTCAAAGACATGCAGATCATGTTTTCTTATGGCGTGATCAATCTCAGTCAGCGTGCCCTCGCCGAGCGGCTTTTTTATTCCATTTGCTTTAAAGCAAGGGAATTGCTGCGAGGCGTCCCGGACGCGCGCGCCCATCATGAAACCCTTTATGAGCTGGAAGACAGACTGGCGGACAAATATTTCGCCAATTTTTCCCTGTTCAGGTCAACCCCGGATGTCTGGGCCATTGATCAGTTGTTTCCCATTCTTCCCCTGCAAAGGCTGGACGAATATCCCGGAAACCGGGCGACCGTCCAGGATTTGACCTGCGACTCCGACGGGCGGTTCAAAAAATATGTCCACAGCCGGGGATTTGAGACCAGTCTTCCGGCGCATTTTTTGTCCCGGGATGAGCCCTATCTGATCGGCATATTTCTCGTGGGCGCCTATCAGGAAATTTTAGGGGACATGCATAATCTTTTTGGAAACTTCAATTCCTTTAACGCGCGCATTGACGAAAAAGGCGATTATCAGCTGGATAAGATTCTGAAAGGAGAAAGCGTGGAAGAGATTTTGAGTCATGTGGATTTTGATTCGGAGGGATTGTTTAAAACTTATAGGAAACGCTTGCGGGCCGCGTCGCTGAGTGAGGAAACAAGGCGATTGTATATGAGAGAACTGGCGGGGGCGCTGGATGGCCATTCCTATATTGATGTCAATGAGCGCGATGTGTGA
- a CDS encoding Carboxynorspermidine synthase, with amino-acid sequence MSKILIIGAGGVGSVAAHKCAQAPEVFSDIILASRGISKCDAIAESIMRRTGRAIATARLDADNVRETVAFINKNRPNIVVNLALPYQDIPLMDACVETGVDYLDTANYEPRDEAKFEYKWQWEYKDRFREKGIMALLGSGFDPGVTNVFCAWAQKHHFDEIHELDIIDCNAGDHGQHFATNFNPEINIREITQKGRFWDHGEWVETDPLSWSMDYEFPGGIGNKKCYLIYHEELESLVTHLKGLKRARFWMTFSDQYLHYLRMLENIGMTGIEPVEHEGHRIAPLKFLKSVLPEPSSLGPLTQGHTCIGCLLKGIKDGKQKTLYVYNICSHEAAYEEVGSQAVSYTTGVPAMIGAMMMMRNKWRKPGVWNMEQFDPDPFMEALAQFGFPWKSVKVD; translated from the coding sequence ATGTCCAAAATTCTAATAATCGGCGCGGGAGGTGTCGGAAGCGTGGCCGCGCATAAATGCGCCCAGGCGCCGGAGGTTTTTTCTGATATTATCCTTGCCAGCCGCGGCATATCCAAATGTGACGCGATAGCGGAAAGCATCATGAGAAGAACAGGCCGCGCTATCGCGACCGCGCGGCTTGACGCGGACAATGTTCGGGAAACGGTCGCTTTTATCAATAAGAACAGACCGAATATTGTGGTGAACCTTGCCCTGCCATATCAGGATATTCCTCTTATGGACGCGTGTGTGGAAACAGGTGTTGATTATCTTGACACAGCAAACTATGAGCCCCGTGATGAAGCTAAATTTGAGTATAAATGGCAGTGGGAGTATAAGGACCGTTTCAGGGAAAAGGGAATCATGGCGCTTCTTGGCTCCGGTTTTGATCCCGGAGTGACCAATGTTTTTTGCGCCTGGGCGCAGAAACATCATTTTGACGAAATCCATGAACTGGATATTATAGACTGCAACGCCGGCGACCATGGTCAGCATTTCGCCACTAATTTTAATCCCGAAATAAACATACGGGAAATCACCCAGAAGGGAAGATTCTGGGATCATGGAGAATGGGTGGAGACCGACCCCCTTTCATGGTCGATGGATTATGAATTCCCCGGGGGGATTGGGAACAAAAAATGCTACCTGATATACCATGAAGAGTTGGAGTCTTTAGTGACGCATCTCAAGGGGCTTAAACGCGCCCGTTTCTGGATGACATTTTCCGATCAGTATCTCCATTACCTCAGAATGCTTGAAAACATAGGCATGACAGGTATTGAGCCTGTGGAACACGAAGGTCACAGGATCGCGCCTCTTAAATTTTTAAAGTCAGTGCTGCCCGAGCCCTCGTCTCTTGGCCCGCTGACCCAGGGGCATACCTGCATAGGATGCCTGCTTAAGGGAATCAAGGATGGGAAACAAAAAACTCTATATGTATATAATATATGTAGCCATGAGGCGGCTTATGAGGAGGTGGGTTCCCAGGCCGTTTCCTATACCACAGGGGTTCCGGCCATGATCGGCGCCATGATGATGATGCGGAACAAATGGCGCAAACCCGGAGTCTGGAATATGGAGCAGTTTGATCCGGATCCCTTTATGGAGGCTCTCGCTCAATTCGGATTTCCCTGGAAATCGGTGAAAGTGGATTGA
- a CDS encoding Carboxynorspermidine/carboxyspermidine decarboxylase (fragment), producing the protein MARTVKAVESGFGRVIEKMKYVNFGGGHHITRSGYALDLLMDTIRSFQTRWGVTVYLEPGEAVALHAGFLVATVLDIMKADMEMPCRPHITGSGKPGKKTHT; encoded by the coding sequence TTGGCGCGAACCGTCAAGGCGGTTGAATCAGGTTTTGGACGCGTAATCGAAAAAATGAAATATGTGAATTTTGGCGGCGGGCATCATATCACCCGGTCGGGATATGCTCTTGATCTTCTTATGGATACTATAAGATCATTTCAGACGCGCTGGGGGGTGACGGTCTATCTGGAGCCGGGGGAGGCTGTGGCGCTCCATGCCGGTTTTCTTGTCGCGACCGTGCTTGACATTATGAAAGCCGACATGGAAATGCCCTGTCGGCCACACATAACGGGATCCGGAAAACCTGGGAAAAAAACACACACCTAA
- a CDS encoding Peptide ABC transporter ATP-binding protein, whose amino-acid sequence MIQDIILEKKGDLKGYLAAMGAYVFFDTACLIMVNTLMTNLLPEDRDFRHLLLFVLLLALMTRFYIISRKKMVSLLESVLSDIRGRTLEKVRRLNLESFEKTGTSRFYNAIALDARAISDMVDMLASCVESALLSVCVVVYLGAVQALSFFLVAGVFVLGSAIYAVQIIRFKTLIHKAREKEQEMFDSAGDLLDGFKELRLNREKSADFFSRDFREKTFLARLYRERAEKALVKSNVASGFFEFIVFVPILFVLPAFKDVPHSAVMITVAVLLFIPFYALKDTVPYIVRAWVSVERIVALGKDMEKMSVEQDDPAGAPPVKEFREIQYRGLGFSHTDSGGGILFSVFGIDLNLYPGEIVFITGGNGSGKSTLLKMLAGLYIPRSGKVEINGAEISSAAAVRSFFSPVFSDFHLFDRLYGLPDPDPGKVRKWLEIMEIDDKVRFEDGRFTPLDLSTGQKKRLALAVAVMEDRPVCLLDEWAAEQSPRFRKYFYESLLPMFKEMGKTVVAVTHDDMYFGAADRILKLDDGRLAET is encoded by the coding sequence ATGATTCAGGATATCATTCTTGAAAAGAAAGGGGACCTCAAAGGCTATCTGGCCGCCATGGGCGCCTATGTGTTTTTTGACACCGCCTGCCTGATCATGGTCAACACCCTGATGACGAATCTTCTGCCCGAAGACAGGGATTTCCGGCATCTGCTCCTGTTTGTCCTTCTGCTGGCGCTGATGACCCGGTTCTACATCATTTCCCGAAAAAAAATGGTTTCCCTTCTGGAGAGCGTGCTCAGCGACATCCGGGGCCGGACGCTTGAAAAAGTCAGGCGCCTGAATCTGGAATCCTTTGAGAAAACCGGGACCTCCAGGTTTTACAACGCCATCGCCCTGGACGCCCGGGCCATCTCCGACATGGTGGACATGCTGGCCTCATGCGTTGAGTCGGCCCTGCTTTCCGTATGCGTGGTCGTTTATCTCGGGGCTGTGCAAGCGCTGTCATTTTTTCTTGTGGCCGGCGTTTTTGTCCTGGGATCGGCCATCTACGCCGTCCAGATCATCCGGTTTAAAACCCTGATCCACAAGGCGAGGGAAAAAGAACAGGAGATGTTCGACTCCGCCGGCGACCTGCTGGACGGATTCAAGGAACTGAGGCTCAACCGGGAAAAAAGCGCCGATTTCTTTTCCCGGGATTTCAGGGAAAAGACTTTTTTAGCCCGCCTGTACCGGGAAAGGGCGGAAAAGGCGCTGGTCAAAAGCAATGTGGCCTCCGGTTTTTTTGAGTTCATTGTGTTTGTTCCCATCCTGTTCGTTCTCCCGGCCTTTAAAGACGTTCCCCATTCCGCCGTCATGATCACTGTGGCCGTGCTTTTGTTTATTCCTTTTTACGCGCTGAAGGACACGGTTCCCTATATTGTCCGGGCATGGGTGTCCGTGGAAAGGATTGTCGCGCTGGGAAAGGATATGGAGAAAATGTCCGTTGAGCAGGATGACCCCGCCGGGGCGCCGCCGGTGAAAGAGTTCCGCGAGATTCAATACAGGGGCCTGGGATTTTCCCACACCGATTCCGGGGGCGGGATTCTTTTTTCCGTATTCGGCATTGATCTGAACTTATATCCCGGCGAGATCGTGTTCATCACCGGCGGAAACGGCAGCGGCAAATCCACCCTGCTGAAAATGCTCGCCGGCCTGTACATTCCCCGGTCGGGGAAAGTGGAGATCAACGGCGCGGAAATCAGTAGCGCGGCGGCCGTCCGGTCTTTTTTCTCGCCGGTCTTCAGCGATTTTCACCTGTTTGACCGGCTTTACGGCCTGCCGGACCCGGACCCCGGGAAAGTCCGGAAATGGCTGGAGATCATGGAGATTGACGACAAGGTCCGATTTGAAGACGGACGCTTCACCCCCCTGGATCTGTCCACCGGGCAAAAAAAGCGTCTGGCCCTGGCCGTCGCCGTCATGGAGGATCGGCCCGTCTGTCTCCTGGATGAGTGGGCCGCCGAGCAGTCGCCGCGTTTTCGGAAATATTTTTATGAGTCCCTTCTGCCCATGTTCAAAGAAATGGGCAAAACCGTGGTGGCGGTCACCCATGACGATATGTATTTCGGGGCCGCCGACCGGATTTTGAAACTGGATGATGGCCGGCTGGCGGAGACGTGA
- a CDS encoding hypothetical protein (Evidence 5 : Unknown function) — MALSPTFLKLNFNSHEISTPCFVVDKNLLAKNLAILSRVREKTGRKILLA; from the coding sequence ATGGCATTATCCCCCACTTTTTTAAAACTTAACTTCAACTCCCATGAAATCTCAACTCCTTGTTTCGTGGTGGATAAAAATCTTCTGGCGAAAAATCTTGCAATCCTGTCACGGGTTCGGGAAAAAACCGGGCGCAAAATTTTGCTGGCATAA
- a CDS encoding Membrane protein, which translates to MSCLPVTMVFVYPPYVQIIYFGLCLLLALCGMNRKMGFWGYLFFSVVFSPLLGLIVLLVSGKKRSKEKLKPKKA; encoded by the coding sequence ATGTCCTGTCTGCCAGTGACAATGGTTTTTGTGTACCCGCCGTATGTCCAGATCATCTATTTCGGTCTGTGCCTGTTGCTTGCGCTGTGCGGCATGAACCGAAAAATGGGCTTTTGGGGATACCTGTTTTTCTCGGTGGTTTTTTCCCCGCTTTTGGGGCTGATCGTTTTGCTGGTTTCGGGAAAGAAACGCTCGAAGGAAAAGCTGAAGCCCAAAAAGGCGTGA
- a CDS encoding hypothetical protein (Evidence 5 : Unknown function): MIGEYSFDQPLHAGSKLDDIVKKRAAVFFVRSAYYDNIWQASEKGHDVFSKNKRRMLKCPVCQ, encoded by the coding sequence GTGATAGGGGAATATTCCTTTGATCAGCCCCTTCATGCGGGAAGCAAACTTGACGACATCGTAAAAAAGCGCGCCGCGGTGTTTTTTGTTCGTTCGGCATACTATGATAATATTTGGCAAGCGTCCGAAAAAGGCCATGATGTGTTTTCAAAGAATAAAAGGAGGATGTTAAAATGTCCTGTCTGCCAGTGA